AACCATGAGTTTGCCGATATTATTCATCGCTTAGAAGCTGGTGGTGCAATGCTGCCAGATACGCCGGAAAATCTCATGCAAATTATCGGTATTTATAAAGCGTATGCAGTCCCAATGGATTTCTACTGGCGCGACCTGCTTTATATTGCCGAGCGTGTCTTTTTAAATCCCTTTCCCTTCTTTAAATACTTTCTCCCCAAGGAGTATTTGGAGTTACATAATCATTACGCTGGAGACGATGCAGATTTGCGGATCTGGCGCGGAGAAGCCACTGCTCATCCCGAACTTCTAGAGTTTATGGAGAAGGGCGAAACTTCTAAAATGCCCAAGTTATTCCATCACTTAGGGCATGACCGAATCAATATGGAATTTGCCGAAGCTTGTATGCAAGCAATGCTTTGGCACGGCAGAGACATGGGTTGGGGTAAATTCGATGCCTATCTAGATACCGATGAATACAAAGCGAATGCAGATAGAGCAATTAAGGCTTACTTCCAAGGTAATCCGGCGATGCTGGGATTATATAAACTGTTCCCTGATATGTTCTTAGAACAGGTACGCCAACTGTCTTACTATAGTAATTTAGGCTTGTTCTGGGAAGTGATGGCTCCAGTTTTCTTTGAGATGTCCGACCTCTACGATGAGGGCAAAATGACCACTGTGCCAGAGGCGATGAATTTTCTGGTAAATGGAATTTTTGCGATCGCGGGTCGTCCTATTTATCATCACGTT
This genomic stretch from Coleofasciculus sp. FACHB-1120 harbors:
- a CDS encoding CO2 hydration protein, translating into MVQTPPKPSTKLPPSNHEFADIIHRLEAGGAMLPDTPENLMQIIGIYKAYAVPMDFYWRDLLYIAERVFLNPFPFFKYFLPKEYLELHNHYAGDDADLRIWRGEATAHPELLEFMEKGETSKMPKLFHHLGHDRINMEFAEACMQAMLWHGRDMGWGKFDAYLDTDEYKANADRAIKAYFQGNPAMLGLYKLFPDMFLEQVRQLSYYSNLGLFWEVMAPVFFEMSDLYDEGKMTTVPEAMNFLVNGIFAIAGRPIYHHVYIRGEKYEIIPKSCGFTWLYEAALPYVEAVFYRTAPFRGTKSYNAQAKQVPENQKDFHYGILYADVFPVGNAGIPPTLLMQDMLHFLPPYLVDYYRQHCRGEDDMLIQLGITFQRSMYCVTSAVIQALRTALLYPLDDSNPKHLQANREFFEAQIDRFKRPEARLRDIQQSDYR